Proteins from a single region of Thunnus albacares chromosome 16, fThuAlb1.1, whole genome shotgun sequence:
- the LOC122999986 gene encoding cysteine-rich venom protein TEL1-like, translating to MYTFTFLCAFGFFAALQVPCTLADDSTEIVNKHNDLRRNVQPTASNMLKMSWNNEAQANAQRWANTCSMQHSPESSRQISTSGCGENLYMSSFKNTWSNAIQSWYDEIKDWRYGVGSVNGGVVGHFTQVVWYRSNQIGCAVAYCPNSQYKYFYVCHYCPPGNYQLARPYKTGPTCGDCPNACDNKLCTNPCPYTDKYSNCPELKEQYGCSHSDVASWCPASCKCTSQII from the exons ATGTACACTTTTACCTTCCTCTGTGCCTTCGGCTTCTTTGCTGCTCTTCAGGTGCCTTGCACCTTGGCAGATGATTCA ACTGAGATTGTGAACAAACATAACGACTTGAGGAGAAATGTTCAGCCTACTGCTAGCAACATGCTGAAAATG TCCTGGAACAATGAGGCTCAAGCCAATGCTCAGAGATGGGCCAACACCTGCTCCATGCAACACAGCCCTGAGAGCTCCAGACAGATCAGCA CTAGTGGCTGCGGAGAGAACCTGTACATGTCCAGCTTCAAGAACACCTGGAGCAACGCCATCCAGTCCTGGTATGATGAGATTAAGGACTGGCGCTACGGAGTTGGATCTGTGAACGGAGGAGTGGTTGGACACTTCACACAG GTGGTTTGGTACAGGTCTAACCAGATTGGCTGTGCTGTGGCCTACTGTCCCAACTCCCAGTACAAGTACTTCTACGTCTGCCACTACTGCCCACC TGGAAACTACCAGTTGGCTCGCCCCTACAAGACAGGACCCACCTGTGGAGACTGCCCCAATGCTTGCGACAACAAACTGTGCA ccaacccCTGTCCTTACACTGACAAGTACTCTAACTGTCCAGAGCTGAAGGAGCAGTATGGCTGCAGCCACTCAGATGTGGCCTCTTGGTGTCCCGCCTCCTGCAAGTGCACCTCTCAGATTATTTAA